The genomic interval GTGTGATGTGAGGTGTATACTTAAGGTGCctttaactaagtattcatGTAAACTTTGTAAAAGCCACGTATTTATAGGTGCCTTCCTTTTACGAAATTCGCTAGATCGATTTGGATGACTTTATTCTGTTTGATAGCACTTCACGCAGACTGTAGAGTTCACTCAGTGCGTGTACTTGCGTGGTCATGGTCAGACCTTTAAGTAGGTATCGCTGACCGATCCGGTGTATCTTAAATAGTTATCTAACAAACCCTACCCTCCCACAGTTGCATGCAATCCCGCTGCCACTACCTGGACGGCGGGTGCCTCTCCTCCCCTCGCTGGGTGTCTCTCCTAGTGGCAGAACTGCACTACcccggcgccgccgccacgcccgcgcccgcgccgcagcCCGCTGACTTCCAGGTTAGTCATGCAAGCCTGGTACTTTGAATCAGCTTTCTGAGGTTACagtaagaataagaataagaataagaataagaataatttttatttccataaaaaaatgttacagttacttgttatacaaaaacaacaatttaGTATGTCTCTACTCCCTAAAGTAGGGTGAACCCTGTGTCTTAGGATGAGTAGTTACACTTCCCGAAAAATGAGAATTTATGCTAACAAGTCTCAACAACAGCAAAACAAAGAATTAtccaaaaactaaaaacaacaatagaaaaaacaaattattttacatgcATATTCATCttactatttaaatttttatacagatgaaaaaaatataaaaaaggtgAGGTGTGTAGAATTGTGTAAGTTTTAGAGAAGATGTGGAGTGTAGTGCATGTATGTAAAGTGTATTTATAGTGAGTGTTAGTAGGACCAGTGGCAGTGACTTCCAGGTTTGTTCTTCAAGCCTGGtactttcgaatgagttttcTTACGTAGCATGGTAGCCTGTGCCTAGGTTGTCTGACCTACACTCGCTGGGTGTCTCTCCTAGTGGCGGAGTTGCACTACcccggcgccgccgccacgcccgcgcccgcgccgcagcCCGCTGACTTCCAGGTTGGTTATGAGAACCTGGTACTTTCCCAACCAGTGTCCTTACTCCTTACCTTAGGTATAATGATAACTCCGAAGgtatgatacgactatttttttggaaaacacgactatttcacgactattttttggcatcatcaaaaatagtttctattgagtttaaattttggaggattGTAGCTGGAGGGACGTGTCCAGTTAACTAGTTACTTCCAAATGAGTCATGCAATcccagtacctacttataccaGCTTCCTTAGGTTGCATAAGTAAAATAGTACAGTTAAACTATAGCGATATATAGACCTAACTTGCGGGCTAGTTCTGCGATCCTGGTACCTACTTTTGAATGTATTTTCCTTACGCTGCATGGAGGCATGGAGATAGTAGCCTAATAGCGATAAGACCCAGTAACTTAGTTATGCAAGCCTGGTACTTTACGTTCGGCTGCATGACTGCGTCGTTCTGCAACTTATTTAACAAATTATATTCCTTCGTAGGACTACCAGCAATACCTTCAGAAGCGCGCCGGTCAGCCGAGCGACGCGACCAGCACCGAGAAGCCCGCGCACTGCGACGGACACGACGAGCTGGGCTGCTACCAGGTGAGATATAACTACCTAATATAATGAATGACGGTCATCTGAGTGGCTGATTCTTTATTAACGGTGACAAACAATAGAACTAGCTTTGTCAGTGAcatgctaagaagaagaatcatGATCATAAGCCAATAATCGTCTAAGTACCTGATGGACGCCACAACGATCTGTCCTCACTCCTCAGCCATCTTCATACACCCAGCCATTTTCTTAGTCGCCTTCAGCCCGGCGTTCCGCACCAGACGCATTTAATAAGCAACAGTTGACATATAACTCTGGGTGGTCCATTTCGTGCACCCCAAAAGTCTTGAGGTGCAAATTGGCGGCGCACGAATTAATTTAGCAGCTACCTATCTATTGACGTGCGATACGTCGGCCGCTGACAACTGCCACCTTCATACACGTGCAAATGTCTAAACCCCGTTTATCCTTCCAGGTGCGTCTGTACTACGACTGGTTCCTAGTCCCGGGCTCGTGCAAGTGCTGGCGGCCCGACTACTTCGCGCGGTACGTGCGCCGCCGCCACTCCACCACCGAGCTGTAGGGAAAGTCAGGAGTGAGGAGTGTGGTGATGAAGAGAGATGGGTGAAGAAAGGGAGTTGTGACAATCAGGCGTCGTcctaatacactcacgtgcaaaaaaaagttccactttcaAAACCCCAACTTTtaagatttaatttagaatttcatcaaaataggtatttacgtACTtacttttctcactggaactttttcagtgcccgtgagtgtagaaCGCCAGATGTATTGGCGCGACTAAAATGTGTGTATGCAAACCGGCATGGCAATTGTTGCGATTCGGGTTCTATTAGGACGATGCTTCATGGAGAAACATAcacatatatatacatatgaTTATTATATGAAGTGTTGGTGTTGTGCAAAATAAACCGGCTTCCAATACATATAAACTGAAATCCCATGACCTGATACCGATGCTCTGATAAACGTTTTAAGGAACTAAGGAGTCACATAGTTATCAAACATTCAAACTCAATCTGAATATGGTGTGATCATGATGATTATATTCTTGCTGCTTTCATTGAACGGGGAATAGGAGTTATGTCGTGATGTCTCATTTGTCCATTTTGGACCAATCGGGTTatgatttttaatttataaatattaagttatatgagctaagtacttatgtatggTGCTAAATCTGTTGTGAATTCTAAGACTGtctctatttattattatgtataattttccATTTATTTGATAGACATAAGATAAATAAACCAAaatgcataatatattttaggatctcttcttcttttatttattaacttcgTGCAAATATTTGCTTGTAAGTGTATTGTGTGTAAAATTTAGAATAATCAGCTCAAATGtgcatttattatcattataaaaaatataatttattatgtaagtaatttaaaattttaagctaGGTATTGCAAATTCGTTTAGGTAAGATTAAGGAATCTATTAATAAAGCACCAGAAACTATAAAATTgtctttcaataaataaaaccaaggtttaaaaacctataatttatttttaataaaaattgataAGGCAAGTAAAGGTTGCATTATTTCACATTGTAGAAACACTGCTACTAAAGGAAATGTAATTCGTAGACCCATTAGAATGTTTCACCAAAACAATCGATAGGAATATACTACGAGTATCTACTTAGGTAGAAGTGTTCTCTACAATTAGCTAACAAGTTTCGTTACGGtagttataggtaagtatttaattaacaattttacaagATAAGCAGGTTTTGAGGAATTTACATGGTTCATAAGAATAGATCACCCATATAAATTCTGTGGCATGCCATAAATATTgtcgtagataaacgtcactttaTCGTGATTCGTGTTTAACGCAGCGAGCAGCGGTGTGATTGGTGATTGGTGGGACGTGTATGAAAAgagtttatctacgtcgataaataTGCTATGCTGCCTGAGACACTAgatagtaagtacataatatttttcttaaagtgcaCTCGGTAGAGTATCTATAGAGTTTatgtgtaagtaagtataatttaaataattgattaAACATACCGTTACAGAACGTACGTACTTATatgtacaaatatagtttcagagtaataaatcatattttcattataatgccttaaatgtttacaaattaattatattcagAATTGTTTGAAATTACCTAGAAACTACAGAACCTATACGTGATGTTACTACAATATGCAAGTACATTGTATctacttataggtattttattgcCAAACTGCCAAATTGCAATGAATAGGTACAAACTTATCAACTAAAGATTTCTATGAAATATTGGGATTATTAtcacaaatgtaaaaaatacatcCAACCCtcctattattaaattatgaacTATCTTTGGTGTCAAGATTCTCGCTCCTATACCTATCATGATAATTCTTGCATTTACAAACATTTccatttaaatacaataagtaGCAGAACTATTTTGTCTCTATTCACacctactatttattaaaccCTAATGTACATAAGTAAGTTTCTATATTATGTGATATCAGGATGAATAAAGTATGAGTGAATTACTAACCTTAGGTACTACATACTGTGTCAAACCACAACTCGTCGTGAAATTTACTTTCGTTCGACCTACTAGTTGagatttttcaaaaaataaacCTTCCCTTACCCATACTACCATTGGTAAGGTAGGAGCAAGCAGCTATGTCTAAAATGAGTAAGTAGTAGGTAGTATTATGTAAAGCGTCTATCATTCATAATCCATAGATTACAAGAGAAAAGTAAATACCAAAACTGACTGTCTAATTGTTCATACAGCTACCGGGCGTCTATGCTCTTCGACATTCGACTCTCCTGCCGAGCTATTAGAAGCTACATTCCCCGGATTCGTGACAGTCACCTCTTCATTCAACCCATCTGTCAAATCCCTCAACCCATCTGTCAACTGATTCAACCCTTCTGTCAACTCCCTCACAGTATCCGCTTCTCTTCTTAACTCCTCACTATTCTCCCCTCTATTTCCCTCCTCATTTGTACCTTCACTTGTTTGCCCTGTGTCTAAAACTAGCCTCGAAGTTCTGGATTCATCTAGAACGTTCTGTCTTTCGCCGTTCAGGAACTGTACCGACGGAACTCCATCCTTTGGATTAGAAAAGGCGACATAGCAAGCGGAGTACGGCGGTGGCGGCTCATCAATAAACTTGGGTCCAGTGTTGGGTCCAGTATTGGGACCAGGGTTGGCGCTGGCGCAGGCGGAGTATGGTGGAGGGAGGTCCACACTCAGCTGTGTGACGGTGGCGTGGTCTTGGTAGGGGTCTAGAGCGTCCAGGTCCTCGTCTGTCATGTCTTGAGGACGGTCTGGAAAGAGAAACAGCGAAGTTTTAATGAGAGTAAAACATTCTTCAGGGTGCCGAAAAAGGACATACATAGTTAGTAGTTAGACGAATGGGTGTGCCTCAGAGTTGACTCTCTACTTAGTTACTAGTCTTGTAAAACCCTGAGTTCTCGAACATAAGTTGATAATAATGAGCCGCTGATTCACACTCTTTCCGCTTACACTTTTGCACTAACTACTATGTAGAGCAAGTTAGACATCAATTCTACGGGCTATAAACAAGAATGGTTATGATTCAGGAGCAAAAGGCAAATAGGGCTACCATTATCAATAGCTCCAATtagaattaattaaatagtaaatagAGCGCGGTGCTCGTAAATTAAACAATCACTCTAAAAATAGACTAATTGAAACTGATGAAGCCATCTAAAGATCTTAAAGTTAGTATTCCTATGAAGATAATTATAGACCATGTatgaagataataattattgtgtcatCATGACA from Plutella xylostella chromosome 28, ilPluXylo3.1, whole genome shotgun sequence carries:
- the LOC105398798 gene encoding uncharacterized protein LOC105398798 isoform X1; its protein translation is MQRQPVTLPPGLWREALWRWAYRGRRLPDFPRDLAFYDHQPHNADLIREMIRLENLHRRMRQLSGTVPPMWLPDQREPWKIPLDIQVALDRLPPPGPPAPAQRAWETAARGWGAALVLLAVVLMLIRLSEKCFDIGLFKARRRRSVEWPTPNVLATSHRPQDMTDEDLDALDPYQDHATVTQLSVDLPPPYSACASANPGPNTGPNTGPKFIDEPPPPYSACYVAFSNPKDGVPSVQFLNGERQNVLDESRTSRLVLDTGQTSEGTNEEGNRGENSEELRREADTVRELTEGLNQLTDGLRDLTDGLNEEVTVTNPGNVASNSSAGESNVEEHRRPVAV
- the LOC105398798 gene encoding uncharacterized protein LOC105398798 isoform X2 is translated as MQCQPVTLPPGLWREALWRWAYRGRRLPDFPRDLAFYEHQPHNADLIREMIRLENLHRRMRQLSGTVPPMWLPDQREPWKIPLDIQVALDRLPPPGPPAPAQRAWETAARGWGAALVLLAVVLMLIRLSEKCFDIGLFKARRRRSVEWPTPNVLATSHRPQDMTDEDLDALDPYQDHATVTQLSVDLPPPYSACASANPGPNTGPNTGPKFIDEPPPPYSACYVAFSNPKDGVPSVQFLNGERQNVLDESRTSRLVLDTGQTSEGTNEEGNRGENSEELRREADTVRELTEGLNQLTDGLRDLTDGLNEEVTVTNPGNVASNSSAGESNVEEHRRPVAV